A stretch of Anoplopoma fimbria isolate UVic2021 breed Golden Eagle Sablefish chromosome 4, Afim_UVic_2022, whole genome shotgun sequence DNA encodes these proteins:
- the LOC129090119 gene encoding T-cell immunoglobulin and mucin domain-containing protein 4-like — translation MRGLCYFYLSILTQVSSSTLKVIGYFGHNVTLACSYDSQTHGVLSFCWGRGMVPTSKCSKTIVSSQDGVVLSRQMPRYQLLGRVTDGDVSLTILDAQRSDAGVYGCRIEIAGWFNDKKVNTELVLEEAPVERPVTQDWTLTAAERQEIMTTSLTKNVEVGFTTTVEKFKAFLEVGNIGRVAAISLSGIIIILIFVFRRRFLPKRMVQHLHTSTAENIYEIQ, via the exons ATGCGTGgtctttgttatttttacctCTCAATCCTGACCCAAG TGTCTTCCAGCACCCTCAAAGTCATTGGCTACTTTGGGCACAATGTCACTTTGGCCTGTAGTTATGACAGCCAAACTCACGGCGTCCTGAGCTTCTGTTGGGGTCGAGGGATGGTGCCCACGTCTAAATGCTCCAAAACCATCGTCTCATCACAGGATGGGGTTGTGCTTTCCAGGCAGATGCCCAGGTACCAGCTGTTGGGCAGGGTGACAGACGGAGATGTGTCACTGACCATCCTGGATGCCCAGAGGAGTGATGCCGGCGTGTACGGCTGCAGGATTGAGATCGCAGGGTGGTTCAACGACAAGAAGGTCAACACAGAACTGGTCTTGGAGGAAG ctCCTGTGGAACGACCCGTTACCCAGGACTGGACACTTACTGCAGCGGAGAGACAAG AAATAATGACAACATCCTTGACTAAAAATGTAGAAGTTGGTTTCACAACAACTGTG GAAAAATTCAAAGCCTTCCTTGAAGTGGGGAACATTGGCAGGGTGGCAGCTATTTCCCTTTCCGGCATAATCATAAtcctcatttttgttttca GGAGACGATTTCTGCCGAAGAGGATGGTTCAACATCTCCACACCTCAACTGctgaaaacatttatgaaatacaatGA